The window cggtGTGAGGGCGGCCGGCAGACAGAGCTCCCCGCGGCACCGCAACGCGCATGCGCAGCGCCACCCACGGAAGGCCCCGCCCCCTCGTGGCCCCGCCCCCTGTTGCCCCCGCCCCGCCCACAGCGCCCCCTGGCGGCCGGGAGGTCCCCTTGCGGCGGCGCCtggcggggggcgcggggctctgctgggctgtACGGGGCCGTGCTGGGCTGTACGGGGCCGTGCTGGGTTAtactgggctgtgctgggttATACGGGGCCGTGCTGGGCTGTACTGGGTTAtactgggctgtgctgggttatacggggctgtgctgggctgtacggggctgtgctgggctgtacggggctgtgctgggctgtaCTGGGTTATACGGGGCCGTGCTGGGCTGTACTGGGTTATACTGGGCCGTGCTGGGCTGTACTGGGTTATACTGGGCGGTACTGGGTTAtactgggctgtgctgggttatacggggctgtgctgggctgtaCTGGGTTATACTGGGCTGTGCTCCACCCCCCTGGGCTGTACTGCACCCTGCTGGGCTGTACTGGGTTATACTGGGCTGTGCTCCACCCCGCTGGGCTGCACTGGGCTATACTGGGTTGTGTTGCACCCTGCTGGGCTGTACGGGGCTGTACTGCACCATACTGGGCTGCACTGGGCTATACTGGGCTTCACTGAGCTGTATCACACCATACTGGGCTGCACGGAGCCATGCTGCGCTGCACCCTGCTGGGCTTCACTGGACTCTACTGGGCCGTACTGGGCTGCACTGAGCTATACTGCGCTGTACAGGGCTGCACTGCACCATACTGGTCGGTACTGGGCTATAGTGGGCTGTGCAGGGCCCTACAGGGCTGCGCTGCTCCATACAGGGCTGCAGAGGGCAGCGGTGGGACACACTGGGCTGCACTGGGCCATACTGGGCTGTACTGGGCCACGTGGGTCTGTGCTGCACCATACAGCCTGTACTGGGCCATAGAGGACTGCACTGGGCCATACTGGGCTGTATTTATGTTATACTGGGACATACGGGTACAGGACCGCAGTGCGCCATACTGGGCAATACTTACCTTATACTGGGCCCTACTTCTGTTATACTGGGCCGCATGGGGTTGTGCTGCACAGTAAGGGGCTGCACTGGGCCATACTGGGCTGCACTGGGCTGTACTGGGCTGCTCTCTCCCcactgagccccccccccccccccccccgttgcCTCCACATCCACAAGCCTGGGGGGCTGAAGCCTCTTCCTGCCACCCCCTTTCCCACCAAAAAAGGGCATTTtaggaaaaagtaaataaaaaaatccagccgTGAATGAATGCTgcactcacttttttttttttcccatttttttaaatttattttttttgctctaaCCCTATTGTTTTTGCCCAGGTGAGGCGGCCCAAGCTGCCCCTGCTGAGCCCCCCCGTGCTGCGGCCCCCTCCCAGCTTTGCTTGCGAACTCGTCTTTGgtaacagagaaataaaacaaataaaattaactcaAGAAGAGACCGaaaccccaaagccccccccccccccagaaacAAACGAACGGAACAACCAAAAAGCAGCCGGGCGGGTGggattaaaaccaaaccaaaataaaaaaaaataaacccataTTTACGCCCGAGGCAGGGATTGGGATGGGGAAACGAAGCCGGGGCACGGGGAGGACGGGGGGAGCCTAGACGGGGGGCTCGCTGCAGAGCACGATCTCCAGCTCCTTGCGGTACAGCCTGCCGCCGTCGGAGAGGTTCATGATGCTGCGGCGGTAGTTGGTGAGCTGCTGGATGCTCATCTCCTGCGGGGGGGGTCGGGGCTCTGCGTGCACCCTCGGCTGCTGGCGGCCCCCCGCTCCCTCCGTcgaggagccgccgccgcctcccggccggccggggcagggcccgtggggacggggacaggcgGGGAGCGAGGTGTCCCCGGGCAGGAGGTGTCCCCCAGGCGGTGCCGGTCCCCGGGGGCTCCGTCCCACCCCGCCGGTCCCCGCTTACCTTCTTGTTCTTCTCGTAGAGGTCCTTCAGCAGCGCGTCCAGCTCGTGCTCGTCGATGAAGCCGCTCCCGTCCTGGCAAGGGGGCCGTGAGCAGGACACGAGCCCAGGACCATCCCGCGACCCCGCATCTCCCACCCCCGGAGGGATCGGGAGCTCTCCCCGAggagaccccccccccagagccacCACCTCCACCAGATCCTCCCCAAAgcatccccagccctgtgcGGTCAGGACAGCACTGTGCTGAGCTGCCCCGTCCCCACTTTGTCCCCCTCTTCGTCCCCACCTtgtccccctctccccccagctccctacCTTGTCATAAAACGCGAAGATGGCGTTGAATTCCTCCGAGGAGAGCTTCATCCCCTGGGCGGCGGGAGACACGGGGGCATGAAGGGGAGCACAGAGGCACACGGCAAACACAGGGCAGGAATTACACAGAGATATTTTACCTGAAACTTAAGGAGGAAGTTCTCTTGCACTGGCAAAAGTCTGAAAAGCAAGGGATGGGGGGAAAATTGTGAGGCAGGATCCCAAACAGCGCTGCGGACCAGGCACCACCGCGGTGGCCGCAGAGCCCCCGCTCCCAGCCCGCCCAATCTCTGCGGGGAGGAGGGAGCCCAGTTTGGCCCAAGTcactttattttcccctctcttttcttttccagggtCAATTTTGGGCCGGATCCGTCCCCGAGCCACCGTGGGGCATGCTCAGGGTGGGGGCTCGGAGGGACGGGAGCGCAGCCAGGTGGAGCGGAGGGGACCTGGCGCCTGCCGTTGCCTTTCCAGAACGCAGATTCTGGGCTTTCTTCCTTAAAAACCGCGGTCAGGGCGGCCAGGGGGGTCCTCGCGGTCCCGCCCTGACCCTTCTCCTTCTCAGGAGGACACCGCGGGGCGGAGGAGAGCCAGAGCCACCTCCCGCCAGGCCTCTTTCGGGCTTGGTGTCCCTCCCCACTGCCCCGCGGCCTTACCGGGACATCTCGGAGAGCCCCAGCTTCCCGTCCCCGTTCATGTCGAACATCCGCAGCTGCAGGACACAAGCGGCCCCCGGTCACCCGCTACTgcccctgcgcccccccccccagggaggGGAGCGATGGCTCCGggctccctcccaccctccGTGGGGCGGACCCAGGCTGGGGGTCCCCCCGTCCGGCTGCCACCTACGATGGTCTGCGTGTACTCCTGCAGCTTGGGCTCGTCGTACGGCCGGTTTGCCTTCTTCAGCAGGTCCGACAAGAAGCCCTGCGGGGACAGGGGCCGCGCCGTCCCGCTGGCTGTCACCTCGAGGGACAGCGGGGACGTCCCCGCGCCCACCCGCTCGCAGCCCACCTTGAGCTCGTTGGCCTCGATGTAGCCGCTGCGGTCGGTGTCGTACCGTCTCCACGCCTGGGAAGGAGCCGCCGTGAGCACCGGCGGGTGTCCCCGCACGGATCCTTACCCCAGCGACACCCCcggaggggatggggacacccaTCCCGTGGGGACGGTCACCGCCCCGTGCCGCCATCGTCCCGCCGTGGTGGGTCACCCTCGGGGCAGGACGCTCCCCCAACCGTGGCTTTGTGCCGGAGTTGAGGCGCTATTGTCCTTGGTACGGCTCACCAGGCGGGTAATTAGTAATTCATTTCCTTCCCCAATTCAACGGAGCTCTCCGCTCTGCTTTCAGGTGTTGCCTCCAGCTTGGACCTCAGGGTCACTGGGTCTCAAGGGGTTTGATGGCCACCCACTGGGCACTGCGcggcccctccagccccagcggGGGTCGAatttacccccccccccaaattccTCGGGGAATTCCTCTATCCACCAGGCTGCTTTCTGGGGCTGGTCTCACCCCGAAAAGCAGAGGCTTGGGGCTGCTCGTGATGAGCATCTCTCCCTGCATCACCGAGCACCAGCGGGGGTTGCTCGGctgccccaagccccccccGAAGCCAGGCGGATTTCGGTGGCAGCGCCAGGGAAGGTCCacgcgccgcccgccccgctcaCCTCCATGAACTCCGCGCTGGAGCCCACGTGCTGGCGGAAACACAGCAGGAAATTCTCCTCCGTGGGCAGGATCTGGGCCAGCTGCGGGGAGCGCGAGGCTCAGTGGGGACCGTGGGCATCCGCGGGGCACCGCCAGCTCACGGGGCCCTGCTCGCAGCCCCGACCCAGCGCTGCCGAGCGTCTCCCTGCCCGGCTGCACCGCTGGCCCCGCGgccccgtcctcctcctcctcctccagcgtCGCTCACCTCGGCCATCTCGATTTTGCCGTCCGCGTTTTTGTCGTACTTGTGCATGAACTCCTTCATCTTGTCGCCCAGCTTGTCCTTCCGGCAGTCCTGCTGGCAGCGAGAGGGGTCAGGAGCATTTTTCCCTGCCTTGCTGTCCAAACCCCGAGCTGTTCTTCCCCTCCCGTCCCATCCCCGCGGGAGAGGACCTGGGATGACATCAGATGGCACAAGTGACACGGCCACCAGCGCCCTGACACGACCAGGACGCGGGGCGCTATCGGCCAGGAGCCCCCAGCCTCAGCTTCCCGTGCGGACCCGTGCCtcagttccccccccccccccccccccccccggggggcccctggcccccccccccccaatgctTTTAATCAGGGCTTTTTTGTTCCAGGAGTGCTGCCACCGACCTGGCGGTGTGCCTGTCCCCTCCCAGGGGGGTCCCCACCCGCGGGACCAGGCGGTGACCCAGCACGGCGGTCCCACCGCGCTCCCAGCCAGCGGCCcaagagctggggcaggagggatgtggggaaggagggggcgAAGCCCAGAGAGCCCCTTACCACCCCGGCCCCCTTCCGAGCGCTTTCCAGCTCCTGGAAGAAGTTTTCCAGCTCCTTGCCTTCGATGTAGCCATTTCCTggggaggaaattaaaaaaaaaaagggagctAAGCCCCTCGGGTGTTTTCCGGGGCAGGGATGCTCCCAGGGGACGTTTAATTAAACCTCTCggtcctgccccagcaccctccAGCCAGGGCCTTCGGGAAACGGCGCAGCCCCGGGGTGGGACGGAGAGGTGGCCGAGGGACGGGCCCCTCggtgcagcccccccccaggagTCCTCCTGCCCACACCTGGCACAGCCGCACTGGCTTTCCTCCCCGCTTTGCGAGCCCAGACTCTACCTTGCGAGCATCCACAGCGtgcccccccccaaatcccccaaTCCTTCCCCATTTCAGCCTTGGAGGCTCTCAGGGCATGGACCATCGGTGCCGGCGGACCCCAGGCAGAGGCTCCACCACGGTGCCTGCAGCCGGCGGGGGTCCCACTGGGACCAGGGGGTGGGCAACAGCCCGGTGGGGGCCTTTGGGCTCCTCCTGCAGGGATTTTGCCTCTGTCACCCGGCCAAGGTCACGGCCGCAGCGtctccctccctgcagggaCCTCCTCACCCTGCAGCCTCGCTGGGGACGGGCACCAGCCCCTCACCGcacctctcctgctgccccccgcCTGGTTTTGCCCTCCCCACGGGACGCCCACCTTTGGgtgccccctgcagccccagcgccTGGGGAAACATCCCCGAAACTGGGGACAGAGCTGAGGAACACAGCTCCGGGGCACCACCGCTCCTCCTCCATGGGTGCAGGGGGGAGAAATCAGCCGTGGGGTCGAGCTGGGAGAGGAACGACCCCAGAAATCCATCGCCTGGCATCTCCTGCATGAGCTTCGGGTGCgcgctgctgcccgtggggatGCTCGGAGGTGCCCCAGCCACCGCACCGCGAGCCCCGCCACGTCCCCTGCCACCGCCACGCGGGTCCCCCGGGCATGCAGCGAGCCCTGCGCGGCCCCCGGGCACCCCCGGTCCCGTGCAGTGGGGCCGGGGTCCGGCACTgggagcctggggagggggcagctgcagcagccggAATGAACCGCGGGGCGCCCGGAGCTGCTCaacccctttattttttatttttggcattatttttgcttcttctctccattttttttgcccctctcttttttttttttcctttttttttttttttttttttgccaattttcttccctttttttgccagtttgatttgccttttttttgccaatttggtttaccctttttttttttgccagtttgtttcaccttttttgtcctttttgccAATTTGTTTTGCCCTTTCTTGCCAGTttgtttttgcctgtttttttttttttttgtcagtttgttttgccctttcccccctttctttttccaatttattttaccatttttttttgcccctttttcctttttttcgGGGGgaaatttgttttacttttttttttccccctccaatTTGCTTTGCccttttttgcccttttttcccttttttacccctctttttatttttttttgccagtttgctttacctttttttttttctttctttcttttttccccccaatttttgcctttccccctcctttgccaatttattttgctttttctttttttgctcgCAACTCACCGCATTTTAatacctccccccccccaattccCCTGcacttccccagcagcagcagggcacggagcagcagcagccgcccatccccatccccatccccgtgcTCCCCGGGCTCGAGCGGGGCTGTGACCGGGACCCGTGACCGGTACCCCCCGtccaccccccctcccctcgTCCCCCCGCACCGACCGTCGGTGTCGAAGTGCCGCCACACGTCGAGGAACTGGGACGCGCTCAGCTCGGCCAGGTGCAGGTGCGGGGCGCGctgcggggccgcccccccctgcggggccgccgccgcctccctgCCGGCCATGCtccgccgctgccgccgccgccgccgccgcccgcttTTATACCGGGACGGGCCGGGCGCGGCCGCCAGGGGGAGCCGGGGCACGGGGCGGTGGCGagcggggggacgggggggggtcccgtcctgggggggggggtcctgtgCCGGCTGCCCTGTCCTGTGTCACTTGTCTCCGTCCTGTGCCACCTGCCCCTGTCCTGTGTCACCTGTCGTTGTCCTGGGCCACCTGCCCTTGTCCTATGTCACTTGTCCCCATCCTGTGTCACCTGTCCTTGTGCTGTGTCACCTACCGCTCCCCGTGTCACTTGTCCCCGTCCTGTGCCGCTTGCCCCTGCCCTGTGTCACCTGCCCCCATCCCGTATCACCTGCCCCCATCCCGTATCACCTGCCCCTGTCCCGTGTCACCTGCCCCTGTCCCGTGTCACCTGTCTGTGTCCCGTTCCACCTGCCCTGCCACATATCATCTACCCCTGTCCTATGccacctgcccctgcccagTATCATCTACCCCTGTCCTGTGccacctgcccctgccccatgTCATCTGCCCCCATCCTGTGCTacctgcccctgccctgtgctACTTGACCCTGTTCTTTATCACCTACCACTGTCCTGTGCCACCTGCCCTCGTCCTGTGTCACCTGCCCCTGCCTCATGTTACCTACCCCTGGCCAGTGCCACCTAGCCCTGCCCCATGTCACCTGCCCTTGTCCTATGTCACCTGCCCCATGTCACCTAGCCCTGCCCCATCACTTACCCCTGCCTATGCCACCTACCCTTGTCATCACACCTGCCCTCTGCCACCTACCCTTGGCCAGTGCCACCTCCCCCTGTCCTATGTCACCTGCCTCTGCCCCACATCACCTagccctgccctgtgccaccAGCTGTGTGCCCTGTGTCACCTAGCCCTGCTCTGTCACCTCCCCCCTACCCCTCCCTGCATccctgccccgtgtccccgtgccgTGTCACTAACAGGttggtggcagggcagggggcttggCCACTGCCAGCACCACGGGAGGCACAATGCCAGCGGCCAAGTGTCACCTGCAACCCCCAGACACAAAACCTGCCCCCTGTGCCCGCTTGGAGGAAGAAGCGAGGAGTTTTACCAGGAGCAATCAGTTTTATTCCACAAAGTCCCCCCGTGGGGACATGCAGGACCTGGCCCCCAGGCTTTGCCCGCCCTGCCGGGGGGGTTGGGGTGAGGGGGGAGCACTCCCCGCTCCTTGTCCCCAGCTCCCCGGGTGGCAGGGACATTCCCCACGCCAGGCAGCATCCCCTGGCTTCTGTCACCGCTGGCCGGTGGGGAGCCGTCGTCATGGCTACGGGGGGGAAATGACAATTCACATCCCGAAGGCTCGGGCGATGATGGACGTGCTTAATTAATGACGAGGATGGACGTGCTTAATTAATGAGAAGGACGCAGGGCAGTGCaggcgggcagggggcaggggctgcgcgTCCCATGGGTGCCCCTAGGGTGTGCGGGGAGGCAAGGGGCTCCCCCGAGGGGCTGAGGCTTTTGGGACTGGGCTTGGGGCCTCGGTGCCATGAACGCAGCTCCGagcctggtggtgctggggcaaGATGCAGGCACAGGAGGGGagatgctgtgccagcatcCGTCGGGATGGATCCATGCCGGGATGCTGAGAGCAGCCTCAGAATGGGCACAGAGGCACCAAGAGGTGCCTTCGGTATTCATTTTACAGTTTCTGCATCCCCCAaaccttccttttccctttggatttttctctctacccccttgcttttccttcctcctcccttcaaAGTTTTGCCACCGAGAGAGGCGAGAGGATGGGGACAAGAGCATCAAGTCCTTGTCAAGACCTAcgttttggggaaaaata is drawn from Oxyura jamaicensis isolate SHBP4307 breed ruddy duck chromosome 11, BPBGC_Ojam_1.0, whole genome shotgun sequence and contains these coding sequences:
- the CALB2 gene encoding calretinin, with protein sequence MAGREAAAAPQGGAAPQRAPHLHLAELSASQFLDVWRHFDTDGNGYIEGKELENFFQELESARKGAGVDCRKDKLGDKMKEFMHKYDKNADGKIEMAELAQILPTEENFLLCFRQHVGSSAEFMEAWRRYDTDRSGYIEANELKGFLSDLLKKANRPYDEPKLQEYTQTILRMFDMNGDGKLGLSEMSRLLPVQENFLLKFQGMKLSSEEFNAIFAFYDKDGSGFIDEHELDALLKDLYEKNKKEMSIQQLTNYRRSIMNLSDGGRLYRKELEIVLCSEPPV